A region of Spongiibacter tropicus DSM 19543 DNA encodes the following proteins:
- a CDS encoding LysE family translocator yields MSSYDIITLATIMTLLAAIPSSSVALVVIRASTMGIKQGVITSLGVVAGDLVFVAIALLGLSALSEQLGAFFVVIRYLAAGYLIWFGLNLIRNHTHRIPQREPRLPADGARATSASFLSGFLLTLSDIKAVLFYASLFPVFIDPVTLRSADIAAIFGITLFAVGGVKILYAVSASKVVKLSSRLRFQAKAKPIAGTIMIITGGYLFVKT; encoded by the coding sequence GTGAGTTCCTATGACATTATCACCCTGGCAACGATCATGACCCTACTCGCCGCCATTCCCAGTAGCAGTGTCGCTCTGGTGGTGATACGTGCATCCACGATGGGTATCAAACAGGGTGTTATCACCTCTCTGGGTGTCGTTGCCGGCGACCTCGTTTTTGTAGCAATAGCACTGCTCGGCTTGAGCGCATTGTCGGAACAGCTAGGGGCCTTTTTTGTCGTGATCCGCTATCTGGCGGCGGGTTATCTTATCTGGTTTGGCCTTAACTTGATCAGGAACCACACCCACAGGATTCCCCAGAGGGAGCCGCGCCTTCCGGCAGACGGTGCGCGAGCCACATCAGCAAGCTTCCTGTCAGGATTTTTATTAACGCTGAGTGATATCAAGGCGGTCCTTTTCTACGCCAGTCTCTTTCCCGTGTTTATTGACCCCGTCACACTACGTAGCGCGGATATTGCCGCAATCTTTGGCATAACCCTATTCGCTGTCGGTGGCGTCAAGATTCTGTACGCAGTCTCCGCCAGCAAGGTGGTGAAGCTATCCAGCAGATTACGATTCCAAGCCAAAGCAAAACCGATAGCAGGCACCATAATGATAATTACGGGAGGCTATCTTTTCGTGAAAACCTGA
- a CDS encoding PLP-dependent aminotransferase family protein — translation MDAPRFQLHRYEQLAEQLTREIQAGRYSPGEKIPGTRVLAETHGVSINTVLQAQKLLENQGMIEAVQRSGFFVKWRGEDAAQLVKNPAKATLKPILVKRQRLALDLIQATGSKTMVQLGAALPHESYFPGQELQRIAARISRADDTGFMRYEVPPGLPSLCESLALRMLSYGCEVSAADILVTNGCHEALIIALKCVAEPGDVVLLESPTYYGLLQVIDTLGLRAVEIPCHPESGMDLDKVEDACQQWDVKACIVVSNFSNPLGSCPDNNQKQALLSLLNNFDVPLVEDDIYGDLAFDGHRPTPYKHFDTTGEVLYCSSFSKSVSPGLRVGWLSPGRYTEKAAYLKFTQNIASATLNQRVLDEYLRNGGMDRHVRKIRRRYAANIGQCIDLIKTTFPPGTRTSQPRGGFVLWVQLPGEFDTTELYQKALEHRISIAPGYLFSSDQRFKNHFRINCALPWESMLSPALHTLGRLLD, via the coding sequence TTGGACGCACCACGCTTTCAACTCCATCGCTACGAGCAGCTTGCCGAACAGCTGACCAGGGAGATCCAGGCAGGACGCTACAGTCCAGGAGAAAAAATTCCCGGAACGCGTGTGCTGGCGGAAACCCATGGTGTCAGCATCAATACTGTCCTCCAGGCGCAGAAGCTATTGGAAAACCAGGGCATGATCGAAGCGGTTCAGCGCTCCGGATTCTTTGTCAAATGGCGCGGCGAAGACGCCGCACAACTGGTAAAAAACCCTGCCAAGGCCACGTTGAAACCGATATTGGTGAAGCGCCAGCGACTGGCGCTGGATTTGATCCAGGCCACTGGCAGCAAGACCATGGTGCAACTGGGGGCGGCCCTACCCCACGAGAGCTACTTCCCCGGGCAGGAGCTGCAACGAATCGCCGCCCGAATCAGCCGAGCTGACGATACCGGCTTTATGCGCTACGAAGTCCCGCCCGGATTGCCATCACTCTGCGAATCCCTGGCGCTGCGGATGCTGAGCTACGGCTGTGAGGTGAGTGCCGCGGATATCCTCGTCACCAACGGCTGTCACGAAGCACTGATTATTGCCCTCAAGTGCGTGGCCGAACCCGGTGATGTGGTATTGCTGGAATCCCCCACCTACTATGGTTTGCTGCAGGTGATCGATACCCTGGGACTACGTGCGGTGGAAATCCCCTGCCACCCTGAGTCTGGCATGGACCTGGACAAGGTCGAGGACGCCTGCCAGCAGTGGGACGTCAAGGCCTGTATCGTTGTCAGCAACTTCAGCAATCCGCTGGGGAGCTGCCCAGACAACAACCAAAAGCAGGCGCTGCTGTCGCTGCTCAATAACTTCGATGTGCCGTTGGTGGAAGACGATATCTACGGTGACCTTGCCTTCGACGGTCATCGCCCAACCCCTTACAAACACTTCGACACGACTGGGGAGGTACTCTATTGCAGCTCCTTTTCCAAATCGGTTTCCCCCGGCCTGCGGGTCGGGTGGCTATCACCCGGTCGTTATACGGAGAAAGCCGCCTACCTGAAATTCACCCAGAATATTGCCAGCGCTACATTGAACCAACGGGTACTGGATGAATACCTACGCAATGGCGGCATGGACAGGCATGTCCGCAAAATACGCCGCCGTTATGCCGCGAATATAGGGCAATGCATTGACCTGATTAAAACGACGTTTCCACCCGGCACCCGAACCTCCCAACCCCGCGGCGGCTTTGTCTTGTGGGTGCAGTTGCCTGGGGAGTTCGATACCACCGAGCTTTACCAAAAAGCACTGGAACACAGGATCAGCATCGCCCCTGGGTATTTATTTTCCAGCGATCAAAGATTCAAAAACCATTTCCGAATAAACTGCGCATTGCCGTGGGAATCGATGCTGTCCCCAGCCTTGCACACACTGGGACGCTTATTGGATTGA
- the ilvE gene encoding branched-chain-amino-acid transaminase codes for MQAQPQTQPKCHTKTKYSCWKNGELVSADQAVVSIYDHGLLYGDGCFEGLRFYHRHPFRLDRHLARLRRSLSALAITVPYTDDTLAQAVMACIASSGMGDGYLRILVTRGEGDMGLNPRNCTAPNVFIIPASLSLVSDETRRQGVSLITSSIKRAVGTGLDARVKSLNYLHSVLARAEANAAGVDEAILLNQFGQVAECSAENIFVVKAGSLLTPPVQDGALEGITRETLLELAPQQRLEAREQSLTSYDLYTAEECFICGSGARLIPVKTIDGRQIAQCPGPVYQRLSLAYKALIDDECGEKRQ; via the coding sequence ATGCAGGCCCAACCCCAGACCCAACCCAAGTGTCATACAAAAACGAAGTACTCTTGCTGGAAGAACGGTGAGCTGGTGAGCGCTGACCAGGCGGTCGTGTCGATCTATGACCACGGTTTGCTATACGGTGACGGCTGCTTCGAAGGACTGAGATTTTATCACCGGCATCCTTTCCGGTTGGATCGTCACCTGGCGCGGCTGCGCCGCTCCCTCAGTGCACTGGCGATCACTGTTCCCTATACCGATGATACCCTCGCACAAGCAGTCATGGCCTGTATCGCTAGCTCAGGCATGGGCGATGGGTACCTGCGGATTCTGGTGACCCGGGGTGAGGGGGATATGGGGCTGAACCCCCGCAATTGCACCGCGCCCAATGTCTTTATCATTCCGGCATCACTGTCGTTGGTCAGTGATGAAACCCGGCGCCAGGGGGTTAGCCTGATCACCAGCAGTATCAAGCGGGCAGTCGGTACGGGGCTGGATGCAAGGGTCAAATCCCTGAATTACCTGCATTCGGTTCTGGCCAGGGCGGAAGCAAATGCCGCCGGCGTTGATGAAGCCATTTTGCTCAACCAGTTTGGTCAGGTGGCGGAATGCAGCGCCGAGAATATTTTTGTCGTCAAGGCGGGATCGCTGCTAACGCCGCCCGTTCAGGACGGTGCCTTGGAAGGAATTACCCGAGAAACCCTGTTGGAGCTGGCGCCTCAACAAAGACTGGAGGCTCGCGAGCAGTCCCTCACCAGCTACGATCTTTACACTGCCGAGGAGTGTTTTATCTGCGGCAGCGGTGCGCGGTTGATTCCAGTTAAAACAATCGATGGTCGGCAGATCGCCCAGTGTCCTGGGCCTGTATATCAGCGTCTGTCACTTGCCTACAAGGCATTGATTGATGACGAATGTGGGGAGAAAAGACAATGA
- a CDS encoding DinB family protein has translation MTFDLASYANTMARYNQWMNGGLYSAAETLTPEQRRSECGLFFGSIYNTLNHLLVCDLMWLARFKNEPVTGKSLTQELFGDYAQLRQAREQTDKDIIAWAQNLALSPPPERLNYVSLSSNTERNVDFAQAIVHFFNHQTHHRGQVTAALSQQGVDFGVTDLIFMPEEN, from the coding sequence ATGACCTTCGACTTGGCAAGCTACGCCAACACCATGGCTCGCTACAACCAGTGGATGAATGGCGGTCTGTATTCAGCTGCGGAGACCTTGACCCCTGAGCAGCGCCGGTCGGAGTGCGGCCTGTTCTTCGGCTCCATCTACAACACCCTGAATCACTTGCTGGTCTGCGACCTGATGTGGCTGGCCCGATTCAAAAACGAACCCGTCACAGGGAAAAGCCTGACCCAGGAGCTGTTCGGCGATTATGCCCAGTTGCGACAAGCCCGGGAGCAAACTGACAAGGACATTATTGCCTGGGCACAAAACCTGGCGTTATCCCCGCCGCCCGAACGGTTGAACTATGTCAGTTTGTCGAGCAATACCGAGCGGAATGTGGACTTCGCTCAGGCTATCGTGCATTTCTTCAATCACCAAACCCACCATCGTGGACAGGTGACAGCGGCGCTGTCCCAGCAAGGCGTAGACTTCGGGGTGACAGACTTGATCTTTATGCCGGAGGAGAATTGA
- a CDS encoding PaaI family thioesterase: MEAQDTGYESKTLESFGRQAVMQTLDAELSIQGPGIVSIRFPFQSRFTQQNGYIHAGIVATILDSACGYAAFTLMPQGADVLTVEFKVNLLRPAKGDHFAAKATVVKPGKTISVVEAALYSSEYGEGKPVATMTATIMTMLQFSKIEE, from the coding sequence TTGGAAGCGCAAGATACAGGCTATGAATCCAAGACACTGGAGAGTTTTGGCCGCCAGGCGGTGATGCAAACCCTGGACGCGGAGCTGAGTATACAGGGGCCAGGAATCGTCTCCATCCGCTTTCCCTTCCAATCCCGGTTTACGCAACAGAACGGCTACATCCATGCGGGCATTGTCGCCACTATCCTGGACAGCGCCTGTGGCTATGCCGCATTTACACTGATGCCACAGGGGGCGGATGTGCTCACCGTGGAATTCAAGGTGAACCTGTTGCGCCCAGCCAAGGGAGATCACTTTGCCGCGAAGGCAACGGTGGTCAAACCAGGCAAAACAATTTCTGTCGTCGAAGCTGCGTTGTACAGCTCAGAATATGGCGAAGGAAAACCGGTAGCGACCATGACGGCAACTATCATGACAATGTTGCAATTTTCAAAAATTGAGGAGTAG
- a CDS encoding cysteine hydrolase family protein, with amino-acid sequence MNGYTTPDLNHSALISIDVQNDFVLDDAPARIPGTLEAVPAMRKVIQSFRDSDLPVFHVIRLYLPDGSNVDLCRRAAVERGARIAIPESDGAELVASLKPNSDTRLNAQLLLSGGIQEVGDNEFVLFKPRWGAFYQTGLQDFLRGRGINTLVFLGCNYPNCPRTSIYQASERDFRIILVTDAISQLYPKGEEEMENIGVTLCSSEGLDQLVRGSICKE; translated from the coding sequence ATGAATGGCTACACAACCCCCGACCTAAACCACAGTGCGTTGATCAGCATCGATGTACAAAACGACTTTGTGCTCGATGATGCCCCCGCCCGCATTCCAGGCACGCTGGAAGCGGTTCCGGCAATGAGAAAGGTGATTCAGTCTTTTCGAGATAGCGACTTACCGGTTTTCCATGTTATCCGCTTGTACCTGCCGGATGGCTCCAATGTGGACTTATGCCGCCGTGCGGCGGTTGAGCGAGGTGCCCGTATCGCGATACCGGAAAGTGACGGTGCTGAGCTTGTTGCATCATTGAAGCCCAATAGTGATACCCGCTTGAATGCCCAGTTATTGTTGTCGGGTGGTATTCAGGAAGTTGGTGACAATGAGTTTGTTCTTTTCAAGCCCCGGTGGGGCGCCTTTTACCAGACAGGGTTGCAAGATTTCCTGCGAGGGCGAGGCATCAATACCTTGGTGTTTCTGGGTTGTAACTATCCCAATTGTCCCCGCACCAGTATCTACCAGGCCAGTGAGCGGGATTTCAGGATCATACTGGTCACGGATGCGATTTCTCAGCTCTATCCCAAGGGGGAAGAAGAGATGGAAAATATTGGCGTGACACTTTGCTCCTCTGAAGGTCTGGACCAGTTGGTACGGGGATCCATTTGTAAAGAATGA
- a CDS encoding DUF1330 domain-containing protein has protein sequence MKCYAIGEINFSDHHWVKDYLKNVTPLVEKLGGIYLARTPSVELLEGEGGAPQTVVLIQFPSKEVAMKFYHSDEYESYKKARKDGSNGRFMLVNGHDVALHQT, from the coding sequence ATGAAGTGCTACGCCATTGGTGAGATTAATTTCTCTGATCATCATTGGGTAAAGGACTATCTTAAGAATGTGACGCCATTAGTGGAAAAGCTGGGGGGTATATATTTGGCAAGAACTCCATCAGTGGAGTTGTTGGAAGGTGAAGGGGGAGCTCCCCAAACGGTCGTTCTTATTCAATTTCCTTCAAAAGAAGTAGCGATGAAGTTTTACCATAGTGATGAATATGAATCTTATAAAAAAGCCAGGAAAGACGGCTCAAATGGGAGGTTTATGCTGGTGAACGGGCATGATGTTGCATTGCACCAAACATAG
- a CDS encoding LysR family transcriptional regulator codes for MELRHLRCFLAVADELHFARAAERLHIEQSPLSRAIKELEEDLGVRLFNRTTRSTRLTRAGQLFLDHVPRIFTALDQARGSVQAAAAGFHDQLRLALSDGITPPRLTALLAQCREEEPQVDIRLFEVPLGQQLRGLHDDLYDVGFAQSAEVGDGIVAEPAWSDPLVVAVPARHPLLAYQRIPLDEVLRHPLVACDPLSCEGHCHQIRRILRSADREPLVVEQVSSHDLMLTLVAAGYALALVGASHLAASRREEVVARPLAGRSQVLTTWLLRRDSEPSETLRRFIGRVTPISGDPSHEGDSFTSDTMGEN; via the coding sequence ATGGAGCTACGTCACTTACGCTGCTTCCTCGCTGTCGCTGATGAATTGCATTTCGCCCGTGCGGCAGAACGCCTGCACATCGAACAGTCACCCCTGTCTCGGGCGATAAAGGAGCTGGAGGAAGATCTGGGAGTCCGCCTGTTCAATCGGACGACGCGCAGTACGAGGTTAACCCGCGCCGGGCAGCTTTTCCTGGACCATGTGCCACGTATCTTTACCGCCCTGGATCAGGCGCGGGGCAGTGTGCAAGCTGCCGCGGCAGGCTTTCATGACCAATTGCGCCTGGCGCTATCCGACGGCATCACGCCTCCGCGTCTCACGGCGCTATTGGCCCAGTGTCGCGAGGAGGAGCCGCAAGTCGATATCCGTCTGTTCGAAGTGCCGTTGGGGCAACAGCTCAGGGGTCTGCATGACGACTTATATGATGTGGGCTTCGCTCAGTCCGCCGAGGTGGGGGATGGTATTGTGGCCGAGCCGGCCTGGAGTGACCCTCTTGTCGTGGCGGTGCCGGCCAGGCACCCGCTGTTGGCCTACCAGCGCATTCCGCTGGACGAGGTGCTGCGTCATCCGCTGGTCGCCTGCGACCCCCTGTCATGCGAAGGCCACTGCCATCAGATTCGTCGTATCCTGCGCAGCGCGGACCGGGAGCCTTTGGTAGTGGAGCAGGTTTCCTCCCACGACCTGATGCTGACGCTGGTGGCGGCAGGATATGCGCTGGCACTGGTGGGCGCTTCTCACCTCGCCGCGTCCCGTCGAGAGGAGGTGGTGGCCAGGCCTCTGGCGGGACGATCACAGGTGCTGACAACCTGGTTGTTGCGGCGGGATTCCGAGCCATCCGAAACCCTTCGAAGATTTATTGGGCGCGTCACTCCGATAAGCGGCGATCCCTCGCACGAGGGGGATTCATTCACATCCGATACCATGGGAGAAAATTGA
- a CDS encoding EexN family lipoprotein, translated as MKRLSILLFVVLLSACGEKPASTEKPSVEASLTDTVESLLADPERRKELREQCRLNRAELGDKLCNIVAEATNKAFLGNGEVPYTPPKEKPAF; from the coding sequence ATGAAGCGTTTGAGCATACTGCTGTTTGTCGTTCTGTTGAGCGCCTGCGGCGAGAAGCCCGCTTCGACTGAAAAGCCCTCCGTTGAAGCTTCTCTCACTGATACCGTGGAATCGCTGCTGGCCGATCCCGAGCGGCGCAAGGAGCTGCGTGAGCAGTGTCGGCTCAATCGTGCCGAGTTGGGTGACAAGCTGTGCAACATAGTAGCCGAGGCCACCAACAAGGCGTTCCTCGGCAATGGCGAAGTGCCCTATACACCACCGAAGGAAAAGCCAGCGTTTTAA
- a CDS encoding conjugal transfer protein TraG, with translation MRATGVLYGQVLTVFGIVIAGVWGATQWVASALGYQSRLGAPWFELLDKPVYHPWRLFDWWFFFDAYAPGVFVTGGAIAGASGLAAVVVAIGMSIWRSRQSRLVTTYGSARWAEPAEIHRAGLVGDAGVFLGQHDDKYLRHEGPEHVLTFAPTRSGKGVGLVVPTLLSWPASAVIHDIKGENWQLTAGWRARFSHCLLFNPTDAKSAAYNPLLEVRRGAHEVRDVQNIADILVDPEGALERRNHWEKTSHALLVGAILHVLYAGEDKSLRGVANFLSDPACPFEVTLHRMMTTKHLDDGPHPVVASAAREVLNKADNERSGVLSTAMSFLGLYRDPTVAAVTSRCDWRIADLIAAEHPVSLYLVVPPSDINRTKPLIRLLLNQIGRRLTESLDSSDGIERRHKLLLMLDEFPALGRLDFFESALAFMAGYGIRSFLIAQSLNQIDKAYGVNHAILDNCHVRVTFATNDERTAKRISDTLGTATELRAQRNYAGHRLAPWLGHLMVSRQETARPLLTPGEVMQLPPGEAVVMVSGQPPIKAKKLRYYLDANFTRRVLPPPVLDEGRYIDVPEVRPNDWSELAVPTLPAAASSGVDNAGGSDDGGPRRQPELSETVTWEPETKQPTNDLALLDDGDDIAPLLAKFDPRLQRLAREAALDPDDGIAL, from the coding sequence ATGCGGGCGACAGGCGTACTCTACGGTCAGGTGCTGACGGTGTTCGGCATCGTCATCGCCGGCGTGTGGGGTGCCACCCAGTGGGTGGCCAGCGCGCTGGGCTACCAGTCTCGCCTGGGTGCGCCCTGGTTCGAACTACTCGATAAACCGGTTTACCACCCATGGCGCTTGTTCGACTGGTGGTTCTTCTTCGACGCCTATGCGCCCGGCGTGTTTGTCACCGGCGGTGCCATCGCCGGGGCCAGTGGCTTGGCGGCGGTGGTGGTTGCTATCGGTATGTCGATCTGGCGGTCGCGGCAATCGCGGCTGGTGACCACCTACGGCTCGGCGCGTTGGGCGGAACCTGCGGAAATCCACCGTGCCGGGCTGGTCGGTGATGCCGGTGTTTTTCTTGGCCAGCACGACGATAAATACCTGCGCCACGAAGGCCCGGAACATGTATTGACCTTCGCACCGACCCGCTCGGGCAAGGGCGTGGGTCTCGTGGTGCCAACCCTCTTGTCCTGGCCCGCCTCGGCGGTGATCCACGACATCAAGGGCGAGAACTGGCAACTGACCGCCGGTTGGCGGGCACGGTTTTCCCACTGCTTGCTGTTCAATCCCACTGATGCTAAGTCGGCGGCCTACAACCCCTTGCTGGAAGTGCGGCGCGGTGCCCATGAAGTCCGCGATGTGCAGAATATTGCCGATATCCTTGTGGACCCTGAAGGCGCGCTGGAGCGCCGCAACCACTGGGAGAAAACTTCTCATGCCTTGCTGGTTGGCGCCATCCTGCATGTGCTTTACGCGGGTGAAGATAAATCCCTGCGTGGTGTCGCCAACTTCCTCTCCGATCCGGCCTGTCCCTTCGAGGTGACACTGCATCGAATGATGACCACCAAGCATTTGGATGACGGGCCACATCCGGTAGTAGCCTCGGCGGCAAGGGAAGTGCTGAACAAGGCGGACAACGAGCGCTCCGGGGTACTGTCCACCGCCATGAGTTTCCTGGGGCTGTACCGTGACCCGACCGTGGCCGCCGTGACCTCCCGCTGCGACTGGCGCATTGCCGATTTGATCGCCGCCGAGCATCCGGTGTCCCTGTACCTGGTGGTGCCGCCCTCGGACATCAACCGTACCAAACCGCTGATTCGCCTGCTCCTCAACCAGATCGGGCGACGGCTGACCGAATCATTGGACAGCAGTGACGGCATCGAGCGTCGGCACAAGCTGTTGCTGATGCTGGACGAGTTTCCCGCACTGGGCCGGCTGGACTTTTTCGAGTCGGCACTCGCCTTTATGGCGGGCTACGGCATTCGCAGTTTCCTGATCGCCCAGAGCCTCAACCAGATTGACAAGGCCTACGGCGTCAACCACGCCATTCTCGACAACTGCCATGTACGGGTGACCTTCGCCACCAACGACGAGCGCACCGCCAAGCGGATTTCCGACACCCTGGGTACGGCTACCGAACTGCGGGCACAGCGCAACTACGCCGGTCACCGGTTGGCGCCGTGGCTGGGGCATTTGATGGTCTCGCGCCAAGAGACGGCGCGGCCCCTGTTGACGCCGGGGGAGGTGATGCAACTGCCGCCGGGCGAAGCAGTGGTGATGGTCTCCGGGCAACCACCGATCAAGGCAAAGAAGCTGCGCTATTACCTTGATGCGAATTTTACCCGCCGGGTATTGCCGCCTCCTGTTCTGGATGAAGGGCGTTATATCGACGTGCCCGAGGTTCGCCCCAATGACTGGAGCGAACTGGCAGTGCCTACGCTGCCGGCTGCGGCTTCCAGCGGGGTTGATAACGCCGGAGGGAGTGATGATGGCGGTCCGCGCCGGCAACCGGAACTTTCGGAGACCGTGACCTGGGAACCGGAAACCAAGCAACCCACCAATGACCTGGCCCTGCTGGATGACGGGGATGATATTGCGCCCCTGCTAGCCAAGTTCGACCCGCGCCTGCAACGTTTGGCACGGGAGGCCGCCCTCGACCCCGACGATGGAATTGCCCTATGA
- the trbB gene encoding P-type conjugative transfer ATPase TrbB — translation MNATHPSSSSAQSLDRRIRMLHTAMGPLIAAALADPDVVEVMLNPDGSLWVDCLSTGRAPTGETLSAADGERIIRLVAAHVGVEVHRGRPLLSAELPETGERFEGVLPPASPAPAFALRKRAVGVIPLDDYVRDGVLAESQAAFLRSAVRERQNILVAGGTSTGKTTLANALLAEIAATDDRVLVLEDTVELQCVAKDHVPLRTRPGVVSMTELVRATMRLRPDRVVVGEVRGGEALDLVKVWGTGHPGGIATVHAGSAHGALLRLEQLILEVAITPPRALIAEAVNVVVFIAGRGRARKVRTVARVTGFDSNGYHLDESLSPLSSSTASSSTSSGEPS, via the coding sequence ATGAACGCGACTCACCCATCGTCATCCTCGGCACAATCACTCGACCGGCGCATCCGCATGCTGCACACCGCCATGGGGCCGTTGATTGCCGCCGCGCTGGCGGATCCGGATGTGGTGGAGGTGATGCTCAACCCGGATGGCAGTTTGTGGGTGGATTGTCTGTCCACAGGGCGAGCGCCAACCGGTGAAACGCTGTCCGCCGCCGATGGCGAACGCATCATTCGCCTGGTGGCGGCTCACGTGGGTGTGGAGGTCCATCGCGGTCGGCCACTGTTGAGTGCCGAGCTGCCGGAAACCGGCGAGCGTTTCGAGGGTGTTCTGCCGCCTGCTTCACCGGCCCCCGCCTTTGCCCTGCGCAAGCGGGCGGTGGGTGTGATTCCGTTGGACGACTATGTGCGCGACGGTGTGCTGGCGGAGTCTCAGGCGGCATTTCTGCGAAGTGCGGTGCGGGAGCGACAGAACATCCTGGTGGCCGGCGGCACCAGTACCGGCAAGACGACGCTTGCCAATGCACTGCTGGCGGAGATCGCGGCCACCGATGACCGGGTGCTGGTATTGGAAGATACGGTTGAACTCCAGTGTGTAGCAAAAGACCACGTACCCCTTCGCACACGCCCCGGCGTGGTGTCCATGACCGAGCTGGTGCGGGCCACCATGCGCCTGCGCCCGGACCGGGTGGTGGTCGGTGAGGTGCGCGGTGGCGAGGCGCTGGATTTGGTCAAGGTCTGGGGCACAGGCCATCCCGGCGGCATCGCCACCGTACATGCCGGTTCCGCCCACGGTGCACTGCTTCGTCTTGAGCAACTGATCTTGGAAGTCGCCATCACGCCACCGCGCGCGCTGATCGCCGAGGCAGTGAACGTGGTGGTGTTTATCGCGGGGCGCGGTCGTGCTCGCAAAGTACGCACCGTGGCCCGGGTCACCGGCTTCGACAGCAACGGCTATCACCTCGACGAATCCCTGTCGCCGCTTTCATCTTCAACGGCCTCATCCTCAACCTCATCTGGAGAACCATCATGA
- a CDS encoding TrbC/VirB2 family protein gives MTPVHPMRISVNPVLRSGLNTLVFAALLLCLATTAQAAGSSMPWEGPLQSILDSIQGPVARIVAVIAIIATGLALAFGDTSGGFRRLVQIVFGLSIAFAASSFFLSFFSFSGGAVVA, from the coding sequence ATGACCCCTGTTCATCCAATGCGGATTTCTGTAAATCCGGTTTTACGTTCAGGCTTGAACACCCTGGTGTTTGCCGCGTTGTTGCTGTGCCTGGCGACAACGGCACAGGCCGCAGGTTCCAGCATGCCCTGGGAGGGGCCGCTGCAATCCATCCTCGATTCTATCCAGGGGCCGGTGGCCCGGATTGTCGCCGTGATCGCCATTATCGCCACCGGGTTGGCACTGGCCTTTGGTGATACTTCCGGCGGTTTTCGGCGGCTGGTGCAGATCGTGTTTGGCCTGTCCATCGCCTTTGCGGCCTCCTCGTTCTTCCTGTCTTTCTTCAGCTTCTCTGGCGGGGCGGTGGTGGCATGA
- a CDS encoding VirB3 family type IV secretion system protein, which produces MNGVSAFTDGFEVPLHRALTEPILLGGAPRTVAIANGTLAAAVGLGLQLWLPGLVLWLLGHSLAVWGAQADPQFMAVFLRHLKHKPLLDV; this is translated from the coding sequence ATGAACGGAGTGTCCGCATTCACCGACGGTTTCGAGGTGCCGCTGCACCGGGCACTGACCGAGCCGATCCTGCTGGGTGGGGCACCGCGTACCGTGGCTATCGCCAACGGCACTCTGGCAGCCGCGGTGGGATTGGGACTGCAACTGTGGTTGCCCGGCCTGGTGCTGTGGCTGCTGGGGCATTCCCTGGCGGTGTGGGGTGCGCAGGCCGACCCGCAGTTCATGGCGGTGTTCCTGCGGCATCTTAAGCACAAGCCTTTGCTGGATGTGTGA